A region of the Megalops cyprinoides isolate fMegCyp1 chromosome 21, fMegCyp1.pri, whole genome shotgun sequence genome:
TGTGCTTCTTCTTTCTGTTAcagtagtttttttctttcatttctcgTTTCGTTCCTTCACCCGGTGTGTGATTATGATTCTTCTCGTCTCGCTTTATTTTCTACGAAAACTGAATCTAAACGGAAACGAAAAAGCCTGACTCTCCTGGCGGTGCTGGTCTCCTTGCGAGCCAGCTCATCAGTCACATCTCAGAAGCATACCTTTCATTGGAGAAgctgtacataaataaaaaaagacagaagtcaTTCTTtaaactgctctgtgtgtctgtttttcaaaaattttcCCACAAGTCAGAACAGGAACATATAGAATCTAAACTTTATTTATCATCTTTATTTGACAGGGACAGTGTACACCAAtcaatatttatgcatttatgtaagTGCATGATTTAGCTGCGAAGCTAATTTTCATCTGTAGTTCTTGGGCAGGTGGAAAACGGGCAACAGCAGCACACGACAGACGAATGCacagctgttaaaaatgaaagaccacatcacacaacagcagtgtggtcaGCAGCTCAAAGCTTCACAGAACATCACATATAACAGCAACATGTTCTAGCAGCACagacagtaacagcagtaacaacCACTACGCatgttacagtaacagcagtaacataACCACTACGCatgttacagtaacagcagtaacataACCACTACGCATGTTACGGTAACAGCAGTAACATAACCACTACGCatgttacagtaacagcagtaacataACCACTACGCatgttacagtaacagcagtaacataACCGCTACGCatgttacagtaacagcagtaacataACCACTACGCatgttacagtaacagcagtaacataACCACTACACATGTTACagacagtaacagcagtaacataACCGCTACGCATGttacagtagcagcagtaacatAACCACTACGCatgttacagtaacagcagtaacataACCACTATGTATATTAGCAACAGAGGATATACCATGTGCACACAAAGGCTGTCTTCTGGACTGAATGGCTACAGGGTTTGTTTGGCTTGAACCACATCCTAAATTTACCTTTGAACATACAAAAGGTTCAAGAGTTCCTTATTTCAAGGGGCAATGTATTTCCAGAAATGCTAAACTCTCACTGAAAACACTTTGAAAGTGCTTTGCCTGTAGGGAATTACACAGTCACCTCTTATGGTTGACCTTGTCTTGTTGGAGCGTAGTTTCTGATTGACAAAGTCGCTGAGTGGGTCAGGGGCCAGCCCATGgagacttttaaaaacaaaacctcatGAAGAGGTCCCAGGTCAGGAGGCTGTACTCTCTGTAGTTGTGACGGCATCTGTTAGACTGTCTGTCAAGGACTTTCAGTATTTGTTtgtatgcagtgtgtttggTATTGCGATTCAGGGCAACAACCcttgtctgttgttttgaaGAGCTGACCTTGGAGACACAGCACATCTGTTCATAATTCACTGatattcatgtttaaaacagaaatatggaaTACGACTGAACTTATTTAAGGTCAAGTATGCACAGCATAAGTTTGTAGTATGACAGGATTCACTAAAACAcccttaattttttaaataggTCTTTTCATGCGGCGGTCCCTCAATCATTTTGAGGAAAGTCACTTAGAGCAGGAAAAGGTGAAAACTGGTTCTGCATTTCCAAAGCTCTttcaggtggcagtgtagcacagtgatgaggtgcagggcttgtagccaaaaggttgccagttcagttccccagtgggacactgctgctgtgctcttgggcaaggtactcagtaaatatccagctgtataaatgacatGGATGTATAAAAATGGTGCCATAtgtaagttgcactggataagTGTATCTGCTAActgatgatgtaatgtttttcttccAAGCTGTTAATTACTTAATTGGATCATTTGTCACTGGGGTAATTAAGGCAGGCTATTCAGTCTGAACGGTGAAATTCCAGTCGCCTGGAACACATAGTCACCTGTGTTCATCTAGTGCTATGACTGACCACAAAAAAATCCTAATTTCCACTGAAAGGGAACTACATACATTAGTATCAGCCACCTTAACAGCTACTAAGCCAGAAAAGAAATAGTGTAAATATGTTTAAGCTGGAAATGTGTACAGCCTGCTAGGTTTAATAGCTGTGATATGTTTGTAACCACTGTATTGTGAAGCTTACAGTATCCTCATGCCACTCCCAGGCTTGTCATGTGACTCCTGTTTGGGAAACCTTCATGACTTGCAGTATTGTCACTGCTGTGGCTGATTCACCAGCATTTTATCCTGAGGCCTCTGTGAGTGAAATGGTCCGTTTAAAGGTATAGCACCCTCTTTTGAtaaatgtctgtaatgttaatacagttaaatgttaaaaatacagaataaataaagaacTACAGAGGAAGAATACtgtgattagaaaaaaaacacaaaccacttCGCTTTCATGCCACAAAATGCCTCCTACTTGTAAAGCACTAAGCAGACACCTACAGCCAAACCACTCgaaacaaaaaccaaaccaaGGCTGCCTCTCTCGGATTATTCTGCAGGTTGAGGAAGCAACGTCTACAGGCCAAGACGCCACTGAAACCACCAGAAAAAAGCACCCTACAGCCACAGTTATCTCCCACTCAGGTGCCACCCTGTCAGACAAAACAGTCCCGTCCTCATCGCGTCACGAGCTGCATCAGAGGTTTTTCCCGTCTCCGGCTTCAGTAACTCTGCGTCAGCGTGCAACACTCACTTCAGCTCTTTGGCcacaggaggaagaagaggaaaaaatgccAGCAGAGCTTTTCTGGCAtttcccaaaataaacaaacaaaatgattttcatatataaatatagtgATTTCCCCATGCAGTGTGAAAGTGTGGTGAGGCCTGCACTCTTTTGCTTAGCCTCCAGGTCCCTAAATGTGATTTAATAGTAATAGATGTAATAGATTTATAATAAGTAGAACACACATTAATTTGCTATTTGCCCCGTGCTTGTCCTGAGACTTTCATATGctattttaagcatttattttataatgaaatatatttcaatcaTCTCTTAAAAAAGACTGGACTGTTTGCATAAGGAGCATTAAACCTTGTAAAACTTCAAACAATCATACAGTAGGTGGTATATGGTTTCTGAAGGTAATGGCTAATCTAAGGTTTTTGATAGAGTCCATGGAAATTCAAGGCCTCATCAGACATAACAGAGCATGATAACCTCAAGACAATTTATctaatattaaaaaacaactcCTGCTACCCTCCAAACACCAAAATCTACCTGCACAAATCTACTTTACCCACTCACAgcagtgggtggcagtgtagcacagtggtaaggagcagggctcgtgactgaaagattgctggttcaattgcTGTGTCCATGGGCAAGATGCTTACcctagaactgcctcagtaaatatccagctgcgtGAATAGCCAACACTGTAGGTTGCTATGGATAAGatcacctgctaaatgacagtaatgtgatgtaaagtgCTTCCTGAGAGGTGAAATAATTCTCTCCTGTTTCAGGTTTAACATCAGTGCTGGCTGGATGGGGTGAGGCGACCTGCTCTTTGCACGCAAACACCTCGGCAGTTTCACTGAACCGCGGTCAGCAGAGCTTCACACTGTGGCTCAGAAATTCCACACACCCTGATCTGCACACGTACCTCACACACAGGGGAAAGAGGAATGATCATGGCCATGTACTTTTGCATCTcagcaacaaaagcaaaagcTTGCCTGACATACCCTTTGAGGAGCAACCAAGGTtatctttacaaacacacacacacacacagggggcaTAATCAGCATTCATCAATTCACTTTTAACTGAACTACAAATTGATCCAGGGTCAGTCTACTGCCTACCCTTTTTGTAGTGCTTGTGAGCACAGAACAATTAATTGCTCCTTAAAACCGCTGTAGTAGTGGCTTGatcaactgatttttttttttacatgaggcaagtaaaatatttgttaaaatcggtatcactcacacagaaagagaatatttttgtgattttcggAATAGAAGCCAAATGGAACAAATCAGGCGGTCGAGGCCGTGACGTCGTGTCAGCCTGGGTCACGCAGCGCgagagggacagcagcagagaaTGTTAGCTCATTGTCGCCCTCTACCGGAGCAGAACTCAAAGGCAATTGCATGAAAAACGATCTTGCTGCATGCAGCTACTTAAACACTTCAGAGACTATGCTGAATGCTGTAAGTGATATATTAATAGTGACAGAGAATAACCAACCGCAGGAGAATTATGGCTAACTACTTCCTTATGACTCGAACAGAAGTAACTGGCACAAATCAACGCGTTCCAAATAGTTCACATATTTCAGTTCTGGTAACTCCGGATACTCTGGTTTTGCTTGTATTTGCTTCCAAAGTAAACGTATGtgatttaattatatttttgtatatactAAATTGGAATATATGACCAACACACTAAAgctttgtgtaatgtttgtgcaatgtttattattattattattattattattatagtattaataacaacaataatgatattTGCAATAATTATTGTTGacgataataacaataataataataataaacattgcacaaacattacacaaagcCTCAATGTGTTGGTCATATATTCCAAtttgaggagggagggagagggagggatttatttagccagCTATGCCGGGAAAGGATTACATGGCCAGATTGGAAATTCGATCAGGAGCTGGGGAACCCCCAACCCTTTCCTCAAGCGCCAGTGATATCTTTAATGACCCCGGTGAGTCACGGTCTTCGAGACAGCGTATCGCAAAGAAGCGCTCTTGTCACTGTACCTGGGGGTGAGTTTAGCGtagagggaagactgccccctgctggccgaCCCACTCCACTTCCAGCGGCATTTCCCCAGGGATTCTGGGTTTTAATAAAGCCCAGCCGTGCGTGGTATCACCCATCAGAAGGAGAGTTACAGGGTGGTATGGCCACTGGctataattttaaatgaataataaataatatatgacTAAACTGGCTACATTTTCAAAGGTTAACCGCATAATATAGTTAGATATTTATTACCGTATTTACTGTagcgttttttttctgtaacataTTACAAGGATTTCAGTaaagtcattttttcattgtgcgCGTCGCACAAAAACCTGTCCTCTGGCGCCACCGTGTGGCTTTAAATGTGCACGTCACCAGTGACGTCATACTCATGGAAGACTGTCATGGCGGCGCCCTGTAGGTTGATATCCAGGCTGGCAGTGGTCACGGGTCAGTCTGTTTTGGTCTTTATATATTACCATAATCACCTGTAACTTTAATACGTTTGGTGAAGTAAAAATGCAAGTACACTAAGCAATAGCTTTGGGTGTTTAAATGCATTGCTAACGTTAATGAGAATGGCTTGAAGTCGATGACATTAAGTAACACGTCCAGCTATACCACACAGCGCAGTTCTGTCGCACTCGTTTTCATGCACGCAGTTTTCCTGAGACACCCCTAAGTCACAGCAATCTTTATATAAAAGCAGCTGAACAGTAATTATGGTTACACAGAAAAGCTTGCATATGTAATTCGTCAAAGTTGTGTCAAATCTAGCTAGGATTCGTGCTGCTGTACAACCGGACAGTCTGAAGATCAGCTGCCCGCCACTCTGTGCTACAGCGTTGCCCTCATAAAGTACCTGTTGGCTGAGTTTTGGTATGTCAGAGAAGTGGTATTGAAACGGCTCTTTCAGTCGTTTTTACATCCGAATACGTAATGTCTGATAAGACAGAAATGACTTAGTGAATGGGGGACGTGCCGGTTGTGGATTTCAAAAAGGGGAATCGTTAACTGTGATTATGTCTGAATCAGATTCGTCAGCTGAACCTGACATAACTGGACAGCCAGTGCAGACTGTGTAATAGGCAGACATGGTGCAGATTTCAGAACACAGCCCTCACTGTCTGAAGGGTATGCTGAAAGACCGAGGTCCCCAAGGTCACAGAGATTCTTTTTCATACTGTAGGAAATGTTCATGTGCTCACCCACATTACTGAAATTTGCAGCACTCACATTTAACCTGGAGAGTTTCAGCTTTATAAACTCTCAGACAGATGCatatgggtttgtgtgtgtccatgtgcagTCAGTGTAATAGGGACACAACCAAAGATCTGTGAGGAGTCAGTCCGTGCCTGTATTACCTCATTTCTCCAGGAGGGGGCAGCGGCATTGGGCGAGCTGTCTGCCAGCGCTTCGCCACCGAGGGGGCCTCTGTGGTGGTCGCGGACATCAGCGAGGGCTCGGCCAATCAGACGCTGGAGAGCCTGCCACGTGACCACAGAGGGCAGGAGCACATGGCCGTGGCTGTTGATGTGTCGTCACGGGAGAGCGTGGAGAAGCTGGTCGCCAGCATACAGGTCTGATTGGCTGGATACCCGGTCCACTGGAGAGCCACTGTTGCACATGGCTGTGCAGATTCTCTAGAAGGGACTGACTGATTTCCATCATAAACCATTTTTGCTTGACTATGCACACCAGAAGCAAAAGAGCTGTATTTAGGGAAATGGTGCAAAGTGGTATGGGTCTGTCTGGGCATCTGATCGATTAGTAATGTCTGGATCTCTTCCTGCCCCCCCAGCGTCACTATTTCCAGCCCCCCTCTGTGTGCGTCAGTGCTGCTGGGATCACACAGGACGAGTTCCTGCTCAAGATGGAGGAGGCCGACTTTGACAGGGTCATCCAGGTCAACCTCAAGGTAGCCCGTGCCACGCGACTCTCGGCTCCACATGCAGAGCCTGTTCTGTCAGAACGGCTAGCAGCACGGTAGAACAAAGGATTATGGGTAGGACTGTATCAGTGCAGAAATTTTGTTACCCCATCCAGTCACAGCTGTTGTTTTCTGACCCAAACCGCGACTGCACTACTCCTGACCCGTTTTAttacttcctcttcctctctctctttctctccagggGACCTTTCTGCTCACACAGGCTGTTTCCAAGGCGCTCGTGGCCAGCGGATCCCCCAAGGGCTCCATCATCACCGTGGGCAGCATTGTGGGCAAGGTGAGTCAGACATCTTTAAGGTGGGCAAGGTGAGTCTGATACAATATCTGCCCCTTTGCTTTAGGAACTCGGGGGTGGTTGGGGGCGGGGTTCCTCCATAACCTAGGCTGGGTTCAGTATCTGTCTTCATCAGTAGTCTGCTTTGCTGTGTGGGAAGGAATTGCTTGCACCTTGTGAGTCTCTGTATCGACGCCAACAGGTGGGCAACTTGGGGCAGGTCAACTACTCTGCCTCCAAAGCTGGGGTGGAAGGGTTAACGAGAACCGCAGCCAAGGAGCTgagcaggtgagacagagagccaTTATTCTGTTAGTGACAGAGTACACTGCGTGTGACAAAAGGAtggtactgtacattaacactgcactgagagaggggttaatacagtatatacacactgactgactggacactacagtacattaacactgcaatgagagagagaggttaatacagtatatacacactgagtggatactacagtacattaacactgcactgagagagagaggttaatacagtatatacacactgagtggatactacagtacattaacactgcacagGCAGTATGCAGACActgatttctgtgttttctgtgattggCAGGTTTGGGATTCGCTGTAACTGTGTGCTTCCTGGGTTCATAACCACACCAATGACAGAAAAAGTGCCAGAGAAAGTCATCAGCaaggtgtgagtgagtgagtgtgtgtatgtgtgaatgtgtgattgagtgtgtgtatgtgtgagtgagtgagtgagtgagtgagtgtgtgtatgtgtgagtgagtgagtgagtgagtgtgtgtatgagtgagtgagtgagtgagagtgtgtatgcgtgagtgtgtgagtcagtgtgtgagtgagtgtgtgagtgagtgtgtgagtgtgtatgtgagtgtgtgtgtgtgtgtgtgtgagtaagtgaatgagtgagtgtgcgagtgagtgAAAGGATGTATGCTGGGCTAATATCTGAGAAACCTTGATTTTAACAGATGCAAATTAAACTATTAGCAGCATGAAATAATAGTGGAAAAGTAATTTCATGTAATCATGTCGTTTTGAACATTGTTTTCATGATGTGATGACCATTGAACCTCAGAGTGTGTAATGGACAATGCGCAGTGTTATtacagaatatgtgtgtgttgtgtgcagaTCACCTCCATGGTGCCAATGGGCAGGATGGGAGAACCTGCAGGTGAGTgagagtgcatgcatgtgtgtgtgtctatgtgaaaGAGTTCTTGGAGTTCTGGAGTCTGTTTGTaaagtaaaatgtataaaacagattgctgttcctctcccttcctcctttcctccctctctctccctctccctctctttctctctctctctctctctctctctcgctccctctctttctctctctctctctctctctccctctctctccctctccttccctcttcctctctctctttctcgctccctctctttctctctccctctctctctctctctctctctctctctccctctctctctctctccctccctctctctctctctccctccctctctctccgtctctgtaGAGGTGGCTGATGTGTGTGCGTTCCTGGCTTCTGATGACAGCCGCTACATCACCGGTGTCAGTGTGGAAGTCACAGGTATGGCAGTCAGCTGGAGCAGTGGGGCAAACAGACTCACGCCTGCAGGTCATTACTGATACACTGTGTAACGGTCACACAGGCGCTGTATAGACCAGGCATTAGACCGGACATTCAGTTACTCCAGTAGTCCGCCCTGAGATCCCTGATCAATCACTTTGAATAGTACTCTGCgcctttttaattcatttaaaaaaatgaatattcgTGAAGAATAGTCCTAAGGACTATTTGTTAATGACAAtcatttgttaatattattcATTCTCTGACAATGTGACACGCTTTAATTACGCATTGCATAAGCTGgctgtgtccatgtgttttGCAGGAGGTCTTTTCATTGGCTGAGAGGTgcctccatttcctctgcacaGACCAATGGCAGACAAGCTCACGAGCCCCAGTGCCTTCTCCTGCCTGTCACCAGTGGTAGGACTAACTGAGCCCTCCTTTTGTAAATTGCCT
Encoded here:
- the hsd17b8 gene encoding estradiol 17-beta-dehydrogenase 8, with translation MAAPCRLISRLAVVTGGGSGIGRAVCQRFATEGASVVVADISEGSANQTLESLPRDHRGQEHMAVAVDVSSRESVEKLVASIQRHYFQPPSVCVSAAGITQDEFLLKMEEADFDRVIQVNLKGTFLLTQAVSKALVASGSPKGSIITVGSIVGKVGNLGQVNYSASKAGVEGLTRTAAKELSRFGIRCNCVLPGFITTPMTEKVPEKVISKITSMVPMGRMGEPAEVADVCAFLASDDSRYITGVSVEVTGGLFIG